GACCCTGTCGGTGTTTACTAATGAGCAAAATCCATAATCCGAGAGAAATGGATGATTATCAGGGCCAAGTAATACATTGCTTGATTTGAGATTGCCATGAGGCACATCAAGGGAAGCAAGTTCCGTGTGAAGATAATCCAGTCCCTTGGCAATTCCTTGCACAATCTTTAGTCTGGCAGGCCAATCAAGTCCAACATGGGATGTGTCATGCTCACCTGTTCCGTATAAGGGCATAAAATgttgaatgaatttgaatataataacaaatttgagaTACATAGGGAAAGGAGGAAGATAAAATTTCATACCATGCAATTGGTAAAGCAAACAACCATTAGGAAGGTATTGATAGACTAGAAGCTTTTCTTCTCTTCGGTAATGGTAAGCTAAAGGTGTTAAAATATTGGGATGTCGTAGATTTCCAAATTGTTTGACTTGTTTATGAAACTCATCTTTCCCTAATGCATTCATATCTCTCATCCTTTTTACAACCACCGGAACTTCATTAGCCATCGTCACCTTATAACAATACCCTAGCTCCCCATTTCCCAGCACTTCTGCGGCTGCCTTCATCAACTCTGTCAACCCAAAACTAcctttttcatcatttaccATGACTAGCTCCGCTGCACCACCACCTCCCTTTACAAGACCCGACCCTTTACGAGAAGAGCTTCCACTTCTTTTTCTATTTACTTCCTCTTCTTTCGCAGTTGGCACCGAAACCTGCACTTCGATGGCTCCTTCAGAGCTAGTGGTTGGACCGTTGGgacccttcttcttcttcttcttcatccatCTCATTGCGGCTAAGATAATTACAAAAACCAGCATCACTCCTAACGTTATGAGTGCGACAATAATCTTCGGGGTCAATTTTTTACCAGATTTACCAACCACACGTTTTTGATTCGTCACTAATTTTGCAGTATTTTGAACTGGCTTGGTACAGTTAACACCCAAAATTTTCCCGCAAAGACCTGGATTTCCTGCAAATGAGTTTGCACTGAAATTTGATAAACTAATAGGGATCTCCCCCCCAAGtctattgtttgataaatttatggACTTCAAATTTGGGCGATCAAAAGACGGAATATGTCCACTGAATTGATTGTTCTCCAAGTGTAATTCGATGAGATGAGGCAACTGACCCAATGAAAATGGAATGCCCCCAATGAATTTGTTATGTGATAACCAAACTTTCTTCAATGATTTCATGTTAGTAAAAAAATGGGGTGGGATTTCACCCGAAAATTGATTCCCTGATAAGAATAAAGCCTTTAAAGCCCCCAATCGATTGAGTTGGGGAATGACTCCTTGAAAAGAATTGTTAATAACACTGAGAGAGCGCAAACCCTTAATCTCAACCAAAGCATCCACATCAATACTTCCTGATAACCCCATTCCTTCAAGACGCAAACCCTGAACTACACCATTATGACAAAGCAATCCACCCCAAGGTGTTTGTTTATTGCAAGGGACTGAGCTTGGCACCCAAGAATTAAGAGCACtagaatttgtaaaaaatttcttgagttgTAACAAGGCCTCAGAATCTGATACAGAAAACGTCAATGGTGGCAACAACATGAGAAGAAACAACTTGAAAAGCCATCCGTCGGCCATTTACTTTTATCCAAAGTGGAAGGAAGCCTCAAGGCGGTTTTTGGCAATGTATATTTAGTAGGTTTTGATAGTGAGGAGCTAATGATGTGCTGATTTTTCGTATTTTCTTggattgttgttgtctttttctCATGATGACTCGAtattgttgtttttctttttctctttgtgAGGGACAGGTAAAGGGAAAGAGGGAGAGGAGACAAGTTTTTGAACAAGTCAAAGGTTTAAGAAAAATCCGTTGTTACCGTTTAACATGTATggatttgaaatgattatcatTACCACCTCTCAAAACTTGGGTTTCAGCCTTCATTTCTGCACCAAAATAGTGTGGATTTCTTGACAAAAGGCGGAACCCACATTCACTAATATgcaagcaaaataataataaccttaTTCACACGATATCTTTGAATCAAGCAGAATTCTTTTTCCAAAATGGCTGATTTATGTTATTCAAccacattatatatatatatatatatatatatattgattatagttgttaaaaaaatactatGGGATTTGGTTATTTTGCTGATGTGTAATGATGgcatggaaaaaaaattaaacataaattaatttgattatcaattcaattatattttgtatattaggGGATGTGGGTAATAGtgttcactacaccaaaacaggcctttagcggcgcttttttaggcctttagcggcgctactTAGCGCCGCagatacttttagcggcgctttggaaAGCGCCGCAACAGATGCCGCTAATGAATGCGCcactaactttagcggcgttttttactaaaaacgccgctaaagaccctgatctttagcggcgcttctatcacaaacgccgctgaagaataagacttttagcggcgctttagtAGAAGCGCTTCATAGacctcgatctttagcggcgtttttgggataagcaccgctaaagaccctgatctttagcggcgtttttggtataagcgccgctatagaccctgatctatagcggcgcatagacaacaaacgccactaaagaaccgaatctttagtggcgctttcactacaaacgccgctaaagaccatgagcTTTAGTGGCGccttttccacaaacgccgcaaaagaccctaatctttagcggcgctttgaccaaaaacgccactaaaggccaagcacctttagtggcgtttttttttaaaaacgccactaaatttggcagatttgtaaaataaaattttttatattttcagccctcctgtaaaaataaatcagaagaaatcatatctaaaccagccaaaagcaataaatctatatattaaacaaataatataataaatatcaataaataaaataaaattcgtattattcttacaaaaatgttaaaagttaaaatgataattaaaagtcaaaattgaagtatatttacacgataaTCTAAGATGGCGGCggttgcgactgctgaaacatcttcatcatactctgaagctgctgctggagttcatCAAACTTTTGACgctgctctgcttccctcgctgcagcctctATTTCCCTCActttagcctctgcttccctcacTGCAGCCTGTACTTCTCTTGCTGCCGCCTCTGCTTCTCTTGCCGCCACATCTGCTCTAAGCTGTTgttggagttcttcatactttcgttgaacctcagcttctttCGCTGctgcatctgctttaagttgtaactggagttcttcatatcttttttgaacctcagcttctctcgatgttgcctctgctttaagttgtgtaatttgctcagttgttgtcgcttgcatctgagtcatctggtctcttaacctctgaaccTCAGCTTCAGCTCGACTCCCCGAAGGCATATATTGTtgcgagctagatccaaaatattgggatgggttaacaaaagatccttgaaatcgaacccgaccatatctttcaagacccaaaacttcagtgataaccctgttatcaatgtcgtcaagatgaacagaactatcactggaaacaatcgcttcgtactccgcctttttatcctttaatttttcctaaaaaataaatcaaatagttaggaacgcaatatatattaaaaaacccaATGCAATTAATGtacttaacaatatttgcattacaataaatgaaataaatcattagaaaataaacactataaataattaaaacaagtgaaattttattaagcaaacgtaccataatttctgcagcttcaggagtcatagggtttccatctttcttcctatgtgtaatgtcaaaaagttgaaggcgtccaactttttgaccggacggcaattcctacaatacaatagtaaaaatattaatgtaagtaataaatatcttccattattaaaaaattgaaaatacctctgcatgagctacacacgcaaaacttttcgacccagctgtgtgagtgaatttttgttgtttttactttttttccaacttcttcacgatcctacattatgaaattattagtatgttaattaggaaatactatacaccaaaataattacaaaattttataagttacacatacctctcctttcttcgaagtccaaaatctaacgacctcttcccactggtacctcagcattcccggcggggcattttgtaatctctcgtcgagtgttgtttttgtcttaaaatagtctttctttaaagtgctcttatggtctctccatctttttcccaatgccttctttacataagcatcggagacctctagagcaaatctcgcctacaaaaaacacaactt
This genomic window from Gossypium raimondii isolate GPD5lz chromosome 10, ASM2569854v1, whole genome shotgun sequence contains:
- the LOC105776220 gene encoding pollen receptor-like kinase 3: MADGWLFKLFLLMLLPPLTFSVSDSEALLQLKKFFTNSSALNSWVPSSVPCNKQTPWGGLLCHNGVVQGLRLEGMGLSGSIDVDALVEIKGLRSLSVINNSFQGVIPQLNRLGALKALFLSGNQFSGEIPPHFFTNMKSLKKVWLSHNKFIGGIPFSLGQLPHLIELHLENNQFSGHIPSFDRPNLKSINLSNNRLGGEIPISLSNFSANSFAGNPGLCGKILGVNCTKPVQNTAKLVTNQKRVVGKSGKKLTPKIIVALITLGVMLVFVIILAAMRWMKKKKKKGPNGPTTSSEGAIEVQVSVPTAKEEEVNRKRSGSSSRKGSGLVKGGGGAAELVMVNDEKGSFGLTELMKAAAEVLGNGELGYCYKVTMANEVPVVVKRMRDMNALGKDEFHKQVKQFGNLRHPNILTPLAYHYRREEKLLVYQYLPNGCLLYQLHGEHDTSHVGLDWPARLKIVQGIAKGLDYLHTELASLDVPHGNLKSSNVLLGPDNHPFLSDYGFCSLVNTDRVEALFAYKTPDVIQHGNVSPKSDVYCLGIVILEILTGRFPSQYLNDGNRGTDVVQWAESAFAESRQAEMLDPEITSSQNSSLANMEKLLHIGLLCTQTSVETRLEIKEALRMIEEVKVEEGPPLDISIE